In Oenanthe melanoleuca isolate GR-GAL-2019-014 chromosome 9, OMel1.0, whole genome shotgun sequence, the following are encoded in one genomic region:
- the LOC130256696 gene encoding phospholipase A and acyltransferase 1-like isoform X4, producing MEQDNRNPQPGDLIEIDRQFHQHWALYMRNGYVIHLTPEDKQEVKQEGLKVTVFIRTVKKKLLVNVAGKNQWRVNNKSDKQHNPLPVEKIISHAKAYIGKEVTYRSFGSNCERFVKKLRYGEAFSEQ from the exons ATGGAACAGGACAATAGGAACCCCCAGCCTGGGGATCTGATCGAGATCGACCGCCAATTTCATCAGCACTGGGCCCTCTACATGAGGAATGGATATGTCATCCACTTGACACCTGAAG ATAAACAGGAGGTTAAACAGGAAGGTCTCAAGGTAACAGTATTCATCAGAACAGTGAAGAAGAAGCTCCTGGTGAACGTGGCTGGAAAGAATCAATGGCGTGTCAACAACAAATCTGATAAGCAGCACAATCCTCTCCCAGTGGAAAAGATCATCTCACATGCTAAAGCTTATATCGGCAAGGAGGTGACATACCGTTCGTTTGGCAGCAACTGTGAGCGCTTTGTGAAAAAACTCCGCTATGGAGAGGCATTCTCTGAGCAG TAG
- the LOC130256696 gene encoding phospholipase A and acyltransferase 1-like isoform X1: MEQDNRNPQPGDLIEIDRQFHQHWALYMRNGYVIHLTPEDKQEVKQEGLKVTVFIRTVKKKLLVNVAGKNQWRVNNKSDKQHNPLPVEKIISHAKAYIGKEVTYRSFGSNCERFVKKLRYGEAFSEQDPCCCLDFVNGIAGSEIQREDQ; the protein is encoded by the exons ATGGAACAGGACAATAGGAACCCCCAGCCTGGGGATCTGATCGAGATCGACCGCCAATTTCATCAGCACTGGGCCCTCTACATGAGGAATGGATATGTCATCCACTTGACACCTGAAG ATAAACAGGAGGTTAAACAGGAAGGTCTCAAGGTAACAGTATTCATCAGAACAGTGAAGAAGAAGCTCCTGGTGAACGTGGCTGGAAAGAATCAATGGCGTGTCAACAACAAATCTGATAAGCAGCACAATCCTCTCCCAGTGGAAAAGATCATCTCACATGCTAAAGCTTATATCGGCAAGGAGGTGACATACCGTTCGTTTGGCAGCAACTGTGAGCGCTTTGTGAAAAAACTCCGCTATGGAGAGGCATTCTCTGAGCAG GATCCGTGTTGTTGCCTTGACTTTGTGAATGGGATTGCTGGGAGTGAAATCCAGAGAGAAGACCAATGA
- the LOC130256696 gene encoding phospholipase A and acyltransferase 1-like isoform X2 produces MEQDNRNPQPGDLIEIDRQFHQHWALYMRNGYVIHLTPEDKQEVKQEGLKVTVFIRTVKKKLLVNVAGKNQWRVNNKSDKQHNPLPVEKIISHAKAYIGKEVTYRSFGSNCERFVKKLRYGEAFSEQIAIVCMLAVGSVLLP; encoded by the exons ATGGAACAGGACAATAGGAACCCCCAGCCTGGGGATCTGATCGAGATCGACCGCCAATTTCATCAGCACTGGGCCCTCTACATGAGGAATGGATATGTCATCCACTTGACACCTGAAG ATAAACAGGAGGTTAAACAGGAAGGTCTCAAGGTAACAGTATTCATCAGAACAGTGAAGAAGAAGCTCCTGGTGAACGTGGCTGGAAAGAATCAATGGCGTGTCAACAACAAATCTGATAAGCAGCACAATCCTCTCCCAGTGGAAAAGATCATCTCACATGCTAAAGCTTATATCGGCAAGGAGGTGACATACCGTTCGTTTGGCAGCAACTGTGAGCGCTTTGTGAAAAAACTCCGCTATGGAGAGGCATTCTCTGAGCAG ATAGCAATTGTTTGCATGCTGGCAGTAGGATCCGTGTTGTTGCCTTGA
- the LOC130256696 gene encoding phospholipase A and acyltransferase 1-like isoform X3, producing the protein MEQDNRNPQPGDLIEIDRQFHQHWALYMRNGYVIHLTPEDKQEVKQEGLKVTVFIRTVKKKLLVNVAGKNQWRVNNKSDKQHNPLPVEKIISHAKAYIGKEVTYRSFGSNCERFVKKLRYGEAFSEQQLFACWQ; encoded by the exons ATGGAACAGGACAATAGGAACCCCCAGCCTGGGGATCTGATCGAGATCGACCGCCAATTTCATCAGCACTGGGCCCTCTACATGAGGAATGGATATGTCATCCACTTGACACCTGAAG ATAAACAGGAGGTTAAACAGGAAGGTCTCAAGGTAACAGTATTCATCAGAACAGTGAAGAAGAAGCTCCTGGTGAACGTGGCTGGAAAGAATCAATGGCGTGTCAACAACAAATCTGATAAGCAGCACAATCCTCTCCCAGTGGAAAAGATCATCTCACATGCTAAAGCTTATATCGGCAAGGAGGTGACATACCGTTCGTTTGGCAGCAACTGTGAGCGCTTTGTGAAAAAACTCCGCTATGGAGAGGCATTCTCTGAGCAG CAATTGTTTGCATGCTGGCAGTAG